One Natator depressus isolate rNatDep1 chromosome 6, rNatDep2.hap1, whole genome shotgun sequence DNA window includes the following coding sequences:
- the LOC141988647 gene encoding aldehyde dehydrogenase family 3 member B1-like isoform X3, translated as MAGRGRGCANPNSRDSMNPYVGLVSSLHAVWLTGKTRTAEHRVSQLEALGRFLDDKKQPILDAMASDMGKPRLEAELSEVMLVKNEVNYALNNLSSWMKDEFVVKNLVTQLDTAFIRKEPHGVVLIIGPWNYPLHLILVPLVGAIAAGNCVIIKPSEISSSTEKLVAEVLPSYLDKDSFAVVTGGPTETTQLLENKFDYIFFTGNPQVGKIVMAGAATHLTPLTLELGGKNPCYVADESDMQNVANRLVWGRCFNAGQTCVAPDYVLCSAETQEKLLPALRHAITQFFGPDPRESPDFARIISDKQFQRIRALLGSGRVAIGGQMDEKERYIAPTVLVDVQPSEPAMQEEIFGPVLPIVTVPNVDEAIAFINSRERPLVVWCTGCWSGRAAVVLVPMTP; from the exons ATGgcgggaagggggcggggctgtgccAATCCCAACAGCCGCGACAG CATGAACCCCTATGTGGGTTTGGTGAGCAGCCTGCACGCTGTGTGGCTCACGGGGAAGACGCGCACCGCTGAGCACCGGGTCTCCCAGCTGGAGGCGCTGGGCCGCTTCCTGGATGACAAGAAGCAGCCTATCCTGGATGCCATGGCCTCGGACATGGGCAAG CCCCGCTTGGAAGCGGAGCTTTCCGAGGTCATGCTGGTCAAGAACGAGGTCAACTACGCGCTCAACAACCTGTCCAGCTGGATGAAGGACGAGTTTGTGGTGAAGAATCTG GTTACTCAGCTCGACACGGCCTTCATCCGGAAGGAGCCCCACGGAGTGGTGCTGATCATCGGGCCCTGGAACTACCCCTTGCACCTCATCCTGGTGCCCCTTGTTGGGGCCATCGCTGCTG GGAACTGTGTCATCATCAAACCCTCCGAAatcagcagcagcactgagaagCTCGTGGCTGAGGTGCTGCCCAGCTACCTGGACAAG GACTCCTTTGCTGTGGTGACTGGGGGCCCCACGGAGACCACCCAGCTGCTGGAGAACAAGTTTGACTACATCTTCTTCACTG GCAACCCCCAAGTGGGCAAGATCGTGATGGCAGGTGCGGCCACGCACCTGACGCCGCTGACGCTGGAGCTGGGGGGCAAGAACCCCTGCTACGTGGCTGACGAGAGCGACATGCAGAATGTGGCCAACCGGCTGGTCTGGGGGCGCTGCTTCAACGCGGGGCAGACCTGCGTCGCGCCCGACTACGTGCTGTGCAGCGCGGAGACGCAGGAGAAGCTGCTGCCCGCCCTGCGTCACGCCATCACCCAGTTCTTCGGCCCCGACCCCCGGGAGTCGCCCGACTTCGCCCGCATCATCAGTGACAAGCAGTTCCAGCGCATCCGGGCCCTGCTGGGCAGCGGGCGCGTGGCCATCGGGGGGCAGATGGACGAGAAGGAGCGCTACATCG cccccacggTGCTGGTGGACGTGCAGCCGTCAGAGCCTGCCATGCAGGAGGAGATCTTCGGGCCCGTCCTGCCCATCGTCACCGTGCCCAACGTGGACGAAGCCATCGCCTTCATCAACAGCCGGGAGCGGCCGCTGGTCGT CTGGTGCACCGGGTGCTGGAGCGGACGAGCAGCGGTGGTTTTGGTGCCAATGACCCCATAA
- the LOC141988647 gene encoding aldehyde dehydrogenase family 3 member B1-like isoform X4, giving the protein MAGRGRGCANPNSRDSMNPYVGLVSSLHAVWLTGKTRTAEHRVSQLEALGRFLDDKKQPILDAMASDMGKPRLEAELSEVMLVKNEVNYALNNLSSWMKDEFVVKNLVTQLDTAFIRKEPHGVVLIIGPWNYPLHLILVPLVGAIAAGNCVIIKPSEISSSTEKLVAEVLPSYLDKDSFAVVTGGPTETTQLLENKFDYIFFTGNPQVGKIVMAGAATHLTPLTLELGGKNPCYVADESDMQNVANRLVWGRCFNAGQTCVAPDYVLCSAETQEKLLPALRHAITQFFGPDPRESPDFARIISDKQFQRIRALLGSGRVAIGGQMDEKERYIAPTVLVDVQPSEPAMQEEIFGPVLPIVTVPNVDEAIAFINSRERPLVVYVFATDSNLVHRVLERTSSGGFGANDPIMHMTLLSLPFGGIGNSGLGSYHGKFSFDTFSHHRACLLRSMGLETMNSLRYPPYSERKMGLLSSASEIKRKGTCALL; this is encoded by the exons ATGgcgggaagggggcggggctgtgccAATCCCAACAGCCGCGACAG CATGAACCCCTATGTGGGTTTGGTGAGCAGCCTGCACGCTGTGTGGCTCACGGGGAAGACGCGCACCGCTGAGCACCGGGTCTCCCAGCTGGAGGCGCTGGGCCGCTTCCTGGATGACAAGAAGCAGCCTATCCTGGATGCCATGGCCTCGGACATGGGCAAG CCCCGCTTGGAAGCGGAGCTTTCCGAGGTCATGCTGGTCAAGAACGAGGTCAACTACGCGCTCAACAACCTGTCCAGCTGGATGAAGGACGAGTTTGTGGTGAAGAATCTG GTTACTCAGCTCGACACGGCCTTCATCCGGAAGGAGCCCCACGGAGTGGTGCTGATCATCGGGCCCTGGAACTACCCCTTGCACCTCATCCTGGTGCCCCTTGTTGGGGCCATCGCTGCTG GGAACTGTGTCATCATCAAACCCTCCGAAatcagcagcagcactgagaagCTCGTGGCTGAGGTGCTGCCCAGCTACCTGGACAAG GACTCCTTTGCTGTGGTGACTGGGGGCCCCACGGAGACCACCCAGCTGCTGGAGAACAAGTTTGACTACATCTTCTTCACTG GCAACCCCCAAGTGGGCAAGATCGTGATGGCAGGTGCGGCCACGCACCTGACGCCGCTGACGCTGGAGCTGGGGGGCAAGAACCCCTGCTACGTGGCTGACGAGAGCGACATGCAGAATGTGGCCAACCGGCTGGTCTGGGGGCGCTGCTTCAACGCGGGGCAGACCTGCGTCGCGCCCGACTACGTGCTGTGCAGCGCGGAGACGCAGGAGAAGCTGCTGCCCGCCCTGCGTCACGCCATCACCCAGTTCTTCGGCCCCGACCCCCGGGAGTCGCCCGACTTCGCCCGCATCATCAGTGACAAGCAGTTCCAGCGCATCCGGGCCCTGCTGGGCAGCGGGCGCGTGGCCATCGGGGGGCAGATGGACGAGAAGGAGCGCTACATCG cccccacggTGCTGGTGGACGTGCAGCCGTCAGAGCCTGCCATGCAGGAGGAGATCTTCGGGCCCGTCCTGCCCATCGTCACCGTGCCCAACGTGGACGAAGCCATCGCCTTCATCAACAGCCGGGAGCGGCCGCTGGTCGTGTACGTCTTCGCCACTGACAGCAAT CTGGTGCACCGGGTGCTGGAGCGGACGAGCAGCGGTGGTTTTGGTGCCAATGACCCCATAATGCATATGACGCTGCTCTCGCTGCCCTTCGGTGGGATTG GGAACAGTGGGCTGGGCTCGTACCACGGCAAGTTCAGCTTTGACACCTTCTCTCACCACCGCGCCTGCCTCCTGCGCAGCATGGGCCTGGAGACCATGAACTCCCTGCGCTACCCACCCTACAGCGAGCGCAAAATGGGGCTGCTATCTTCTGCCTCCGAGATCAAGCGCAAGGGTACCTGCGCCCTGCTGTGA
- the LOC141988647 gene encoding aldehyde dehydrogenase family 3 member B1-like isoform X1: protein MAGRGRGCANPNSRDSMNPYVGLVSSLHAVWLTGKTRTAEHRVSQLEALGRFLDDKKQPILDAMASDMGKPRLEAELSEVMLVKNEVNYALNNLSSWMKDEFVVKNLVTQLDTAFIRKEPHGVVLIIGPWNYPLHLILVPLVGAIAAGNCVIIKPSEISSSTEKLVAEVLPSYLDKDSFAVVTGGPTETTQLLENKFDYIFFTGNPQVGKIVMAGAATHLTPLTLELGGKNPCYVADESDMQNVANRLVWGRCFNAGQTCVAPDYVLCSAETQEKLLPALRHAITQFFGPDPRESPDFARIISDKQFQRIRALLGSGRVAIGGQMDEKERYIAPTVLVDVQPSEPAMQEEIFGPVLPIVTVPNVDEAIAFINSRERPLVVYVFATDSNVRGRDLGWCTGCWSGRAAVVLVPMTP, encoded by the exons ATGgcgggaagggggcggggctgtgccAATCCCAACAGCCGCGACAG CATGAACCCCTATGTGGGTTTGGTGAGCAGCCTGCACGCTGTGTGGCTCACGGGGAAGACGCGCACCGCTGAGCACCGGGTCTCCCAGCTGGAGGCGCTGGGCCGCTTCCTGGATGACAAGAAGCAGCCTATCCTGGATGCCATGGCCTCGGACATGGGCAAG CCCCGCTTGGAAGCGGAGCTTTCCGAGGTCATGCTGGTCAAGAACGAGGTCAACTACGCGCTCAACAACCTGTCCAGCTGGATGAAGGACGAGTTTGTGGTGAAGAATCTG GTTACTCAGCTCGACACGGCCTTCATCCGGAAGGAGCCCCACGGAGTGGTGCTGATCATCGGGCCCTGGAACTACCCCTTGCACCTCATCCTGGTGCCCCTTGTTGGGGCCATCGCTGCTG GGAACTGTGTCATCATCAAACCCTCCGAAatcagcagcagcactgagaagCTCGTGGCTGAGGTGCTGCCCAGCTACCTGGACAAG GACTCCTTTGCTGTGGTGACTGGGGGCCCCACGGAGACCACCCAGCTGCTGGAGAACAAGTTTGACTACATCTTCTTCACTG GCAACCCCCAAGTGGGCAAGATCGTGATGGCAGGTGCGGCCACGCACCTGACGCCGCTGACGCTGGAGCTGGGGGGCAAGAACCCCTGCTACGTGGCTGACGAGAGCGACATGCAGAATGTGGCCAACCGGCTGGTCTGGGGGCGCTGCTTCAACGCGGGGCAGACCTGCGTCGCGCCCGACTACGTGCTGTGCAGCGCGGAGACGCAGGAGAAGCTGCTGCCCGCCCTGCGTCACGCCATCACCCAGTTCTTCGGCCCCGACCCCCGGGAGTCGCCCGACTTCGCCCGCATCATCAGTGACAAGCAGTTCCAGCGCATCCGGGCCCTGCTGGGCAGCGGGCGCGTGGCCATCGGGGGGCAGATGGACGAGAAGGAGCGCTACATCG cccccacggTGCTGGTGGACGTGCAGCCGTCAGAGCCTGCCATGCAGGAGGAGATCTTCGGGCCCGTCCTGCCCATCGTCACCGTGCCCAACGTGGACGAAGCCATCGCCTTCATCAACAGCCGGGAGCGGCCGCTGGTCGTGTACGTCTTCGCCACTGACAGCAATGTGCGGGGCAGGGATCTAGG CTGGTGCACCGGGTGCTGGAGCGGACGAGCAGCGGTGGTTTTGGTGCCAATGACCCCATAA
- the LOC141988647 gene encoding aldehyde dehydrogenase family 3 member B1-like isoform X2, whose product MAGRGRGCANPNSRDSMNPYVGLVSSLHAVWLTGKTRTAEHRVSQLEALGRFLDDKKQPILDAMASDMGKPRLEAELSEVMLVKNEVNYALNNLSSWMKDEFVVTQLDTAFIRKEPHGVVLIIGPWNYPLHLILVPLVGAIAAGNCVIIKPSEISSSTEKLVAEVLPSYLDKDSFAVVTGGPTETTQLLENKFDYIFFTGNPQVGKIVMAGAATHLTPLTLELGGKNPCYVADESDMQNVANRLVWGRCFNAGQTCVAPDYVLCSAETQEKLLPALRHAITQFFGPDPRESPDFARIISDKQFQRIRALLGSGRVAIGGQMDEKERYIAPTVLVDVQPSEPAMQEEIFGPVLPIVTVPNVDEAIAFINSRERPLVVYVFATDSNVRGRDLGWCTGCWSGRAAVVLVPMTP is encoded by the exons ATGgcgggaagggggcggggctgtgccAATCCCAACAGCCGCGACAG CATGAACCCCTATGTGGGTTTGGTGAGCAGCCTGCACGCTGTGTGGCTCACGGGGAAGACGCGCACCGCTGAGCACCGGGTCTCCCAGCTGGAGGCGCTGGGCCGCTTCCTGGATGACAAGAAGCAGCCTATCCTGGATGCCATGGCCTCGGACATGGGCAAG CCCCGCTTGGAAGCGGAGCTTTCCGAGGTCATGCTGGTCAAGAACGAGGTCAACTACGCGCTCAACAACCTGTCCAGCTGGATGAAGGACGAGTTTGTG GTTACTCAGCTCGACACGGCCTTCATCCGGAAGGAGCCCCACGGAGTGGTGCTGATCATCGGGCCCTGGAACTACCCCTTGCACCTCATCCTGGTGCCCCTTGTTGGGGCCATCGCTGCTG GGAACTGTGTCATCATCAAACCCTCCGAAatcagcagcagcactgagaagCTCGTGGCTGAGGTGCTGCCCAGCTACCTGGACAAG GACTCCTTTGCTGTGGTGACTGGGGGCCCCACGGAGACCACCCAGCTGCTGGAGAACAAGTTTGACTACATCTTCTTCACTG GCAACCCCCAAGTGGGCAAGATCGTGATGGCAGGTGCGGCCACGCACCTGACGCCGCTGACGCTGGAGCTGGGGGGCAAGAACCCCTGCTACGTGGCTGACGAGAGCGACATGCAGAATGTGGCCAACCGGCTGGTCTGGGGGCGCTGCTTCAACGCGGGGCAGACCTGCGTCGCGCCCGACTACGTGCTGTGCAGCGCGGAGACGCAGGAGAAGCTGCTGCCCGCCCTGCGTCACGCCATCACCCAGTTCTTCGGCCCCGACCCCCGGGAGTCGCCCGACTTCGCCCGCATCATCAGTGACAAGCAGTTCCAGCGCATCCGGGCCCTGCTGGGCAGCGGGCGCGTGGCCATCGGGGGGCAGATGGACGAGAAGGAGCGCTACATCG cccccacggTGCTGGTGGACGTGCAGCCGTCAGAGCCTGCCATGCAGGAGGAGATCTTCGGGCCCGTCCTGCCCATCGTCACCGTGCCCAACGTGGACGAAGCCATCGCCTTCATCAACAGCCGGGAGCGGCCGCTGGTCGTGTACGTCTTCGCCACTGACAGCAATGTGCGGGGCAGGGATCTAGG CTGGTGCACCGGGTGCTGGAGCGGACGAGCAGCGGTGGTTTTGGTGCCAATGACCCCATAA